The following coding sequences lie in one Flagellimonas eckloniae genomic window:
- a CDS encoding P-loop NTPase fold protein, with translation MTIDSALNVFNSYKEEFEALKKQSISETDTRCKILDRILIGVLGWEEKNITREDYVQSMGFYDYMVSTGLASFVVEAKKTLAGLVLPKSKKAKLKTLLSDPSNKEVIHQIRGYLIEKGLTHGVISNGHQFIIARFLNTNGEDWKNNSAIIFNGFDDIEKRFIEFYEVFSRESILQKGRIEIREETKFDKKLIGLSRLLRKNEKLVRNELSDKLIKIIDIIFREIDNTSSLDKIETLKKCYVFNDDVRKHQSEMSLMFQDSPPKFDEKVFGVRNTIHTQEAIEEKLLDGSFSLPNPIVLIGGKGAGKTTFIKYFFKVSIKDTTRKKIPNVYIDFRAIYSHLDNPEIIYQKILDELYREHSYLNLKNYAILKRIYRDEIKHETNNGLWSIFKNKPEELELKINSFIEQKLANSQDHLAAVSKYLINPCHKRLCVIFDNVDQLDFDVQKNAFLFAQSIHLSLKCIIIISLREGYYYQWKDKPPFDAYQPNIFHLTAPPYRDVLKKRIQYVVDDHTYSDTEGSIENKIFKLSDVTQQTFFKNLYTTLFRRKNSEILEFLEQTSYPNIRLGLEKFNNFLISGHTKVEEYMTKDDFNIPIWEFVKSVALESNYYYFHNKSKIFNIFYPSQPGGNHFTKLRILHYLINEAELTSYKEHYIPSLKLLDSFVKCGYNRDNVLSELQELLKFGLINCESYVSDTHEVPLDITGFQISVTQSGIYYSTRLVTEFFYMDLVLQDTPIYEPSYFDDLSHLFCSPNPHGSRPIDRRIQCVEIFVKYLINQETRDRLEMAQTDNKALRMNIMGFILDSNLRARMKTLSFNHLKGIVVNLD, from the coding sequence ATGACAATCGACAGCGCATTAAACGTTTTTAATTCTTACAAAGAAGAGTTTGAAGCTCTCAAGAAACAGAGTATTTCTGAAACAGATACTAGATGTAAAATACTAGATCGGATTTTAATTGGAGTGTTAGGCTGGGAAGAAAAAAACATAACAAGAGAAGATTATGTTCAAAGTATGGGTTTTTATGATTATATGGTCTCTACTGGGTTGGCATCATTTGTTGTGGAGGCAAAAAAAACCTTGGCCGGACTGGTTTTACCTAAAAGTAAAAAGGCAAAGCTAAAAACATTATTATCGGACCCTTCCAATAAGGAGGTCATTCATCAAATAAGGGGTTACTTAATTGAAAAAGGATTAACACATGGAGTGATTTCAAATGGTCATCAATTCATAATAGCACGTTTTTTAAACACTAATGGCGAAGATTGGAAAAATAATTCAGCTATTATTTTCAATGGTTTTGATGATATCGAAAAGCGATTTATTGAATTTTATGAAGTTTTTTCAAGAGAATCTATTTTGCAAAAAGGCAGAATTGAGATACGTGAAGAAACTAAATTCGATAAAAAGTTAATTGGTCTATCAAGGCTTCTTAGAAAAAATGAAAAGCTAGTAAGGAATGAACTTAGCGATAAATTAATTAAAATAATTGATATAATATTTAGGGAAATAGACAATACCTCATCCTTAGATAAAATAGAAACTCTGAAAAAATGCTATGTGTTCAATGATGATGTTAGGAAGCATCAATCTGAAATGAGTCTAATGTTTCAGGATTCACCTCCTAAATTTGATGAAAAGGTTTTTGGTGTTCGCAACACTATACATACACAAGAAGCTATTGAAGAAAAACTGTTAGATGGCTCTTTCAGTTTGCCAAATCCTATAGTTCTTATTGGTGGAAAAGGTGCAGGGAAGACCACATTTATAAAGTACTTTTTCAAAGTTTCGATTAAGGATACTACCAGAAAGAAAATCCCTAATGTTTACATTGATTTTAGAGCAATCTATTCACATTTAGATAACCCTGAGATTATATATCAAAAAATTCTAGATGAGCTTTATCGTGAGCATTCTTATCTGAATTTGAAAAACTACGCTATACTAAAAAGAATTTATCGTGATGAAATAAAACATGAAACCAATAATGGGCTTTGGTCAATTTTTAAAAACAAACCTGAGGAACTGGAACTTAAGATAAACAGCTTTATCGAACAAAAACTTGCTAATTCTCAAGACCACTTAGCAGCTGTTTCAAAATATCTTATTAACCCTTGTCACAAAAGATTGTGCGTTATTTTTGACAATGTGGATCAGCTTGATTTCGATGTGCAAAAAAATGCATTCCTTTTCGCCCAAAGTATTCATCTCTCCTTAAAATGCATTATAATTATTTCTTTGAGAGAAGGTTATTACTACCAATGGAAAGATAAGCCCCCTTTTGATGCATATCAGCCAAATATATTTCACCTTACAGCTCCTCCTTACAGGGATGTCCTTAAGAAACGAATACAATATGTTGTTGACGACCATACTTATTCAGACACGGAGGGAAGTATTGAAAATAAAATCTTCAAATTGTCCGATGTCACACAACAGACATTTTTTAAAAATTTGTATACAACCCTGTTTAGACGAAAAAACTCAGAAATCTTGGAGTTTTTGGAGCAAACTTCCTATCCAAACATTAGATTAGGTTTAGAAAAATTCAACAATTTTCTGATATCAGGTCATACGAAGGTAGAAGAGTATATGACCAAAGACGATTTCAATATCCCAATTTGGGAATTTGTAAAGTCAGTAGCATTGGAATCAAACTACTATTACTTCCATAATAAAAGTAAGATTTTCAATATTTTTTACCCCTCACAACCTGGGGGGAATCATTTTACAAAGCTCAGGATATTACATTATTTGATTAATGAGGCGGAACTAACATCTTATAAAGAGCATTATATCCCTTCTTTAAAACTGTTAGACTCTTTTGTTAAATGCGGATATAATAGAGATAATGTGCTTTCCGAACTTCAGGAGCTACTAAAATTTGGTCTAATTAATTGTGAAAGTTACGTATCCGATACCCATGAAGTTCCATTGGACATTACGGGATTTCAGATTTCGGTAACCCAATCTGGAATTTATTATTCCACACGTTTAGTGACCGAATTTTTCTATATGGATCTTGTATTACAGGATACTCCGATTTACGAACCTAGTTATTTTGACGACCTGTCACATCTATTTTGTTCTCCAAACCCGCATGGAAGTAGGCCAATAGATAGACGAATCCAATGTGTTGAAATTTTTGTTAAATATTTAATTAATCAAGAAACTCGGGACAGACTTGAAATGGCACAAACAGATAATAAGGCTTTAAGGATGAACATAATGGGATTTATTCTTGATTCAAATTTGAGAGCACGAATGAAGACTTTAAGTTTCAATCATTTAAAAGGGATAGTGGTAAATCTTGATTAG
- a CDS encoding PIG-L deacetylase family protein, producing MDVNQIIADLINYNNPQNETITDKEYQKIFKEEGKKKAEYIVKHLSNDDELVNEDFSKYLYLSIGGSDGSEIEYIFRKTNISYAILVEISDEASSLARKRGDKLRSELGKELLVVQGDITQRMNDLIKMMKEFKSDRKLYGMILSTQAVIHELPKRSPGFRLSVFFGQLFSVYKNNIFYGREPMRPERWPETLELAIGNTSSENLKKIADIVNEKLSITKKEVIEVANNFINIDSVLCLEVLHKVIRSNNAENFIYELGEQLTSVNPNEMRRIVENHIGENTVLVEPMATNGFIKAWKSYKVKVKTETGDKLSFPNTHVRLKGVSIKDKRPRVNYNDLKYLKSKRSAIFVGPHPDDIELGAGATVAKLNHLKWNTFFVIVTKSKEKKVANSRKTEALEAARILKTFPENIIFLDYPDGELHLLEKNNLDQTLYDIIDKISPDLIFGPCNEDLHKDHIEVNKSLKFAAKSRGFLMYYVLHHIQEKKISKQVSINVSQFWNQKVKSCLAHKTEVQRHSITEKKLDYLKGFSSQNGMDYYEYFGIAEPTGYDIESFYAKVNEINNDTFGMLWSLALGIESKRNVSLNMIPVHVSNKGATLEGKGRSQLTSKLHSFFPKLSIEELIGGHEKVFDFRKKFYQQNSLFSGGALSNPWTFRFLFGYPSFIYRENQFMRHSTLAADRPVYEEEFDKGITNSKEKKTWGVVVIMWGWCIYNKKEPTTIYAAGVSREATYGAYLLLQNPLIEIYEALLKAKKENEAGIQVNFKLKSYQEPKSVSDLVLTNIDTLKKISFEETNIFNE from the coding sequence ATGGATGTCAATCAAATAATAGCAGACTTAATAAATTACAATAATCCTCAAAATGAAACAATCACCGACAAGGAATATCAAAAAATATTTAAAGAAGAAGGAAAAAAGAAAGCCGAATATATAGTTAAACATTTGTCCAATGATGATGAACTCGTAAATGAGGATTTTTCAAAATATCTTTATTTGAGCATAGGAGGTTCGGATGGATCGGAAATTGAATATATTTTTAGAAAAACTAATATTTCTTATGCAATTTTAGTTGAAATCAGTGACGAAGCATCTTCCTTAGCTAGGAAAAGAGGAGACAAGTTAAGATCAGAACTTGGAAAAGAGTTATTAGTTGTTCAAGGCGATATTACTCAAAGAATGAACGACTTAATAAAAATGATGAAAGAATTTAAATCAGATAGAAAGCTATATGGCATGATTCTTTCAACTCAAGCAGTCATACATGAATTGCCAAAAAGAAGTCCCGGATTTAGGCTATCAGTCTTTTTTGGACAGCTTTTCTCTGTTTACAAAAACAACATATTTTACGGAAGAGAACCGATGAGACCTGAAAGGTGGCCCGAAACATTGGAATTGGCAATTGGTAATACAAGTTCTGAGAATTTAAAGAAGATTGCGGATATTGTAAATGAAAAATTGTCAATTACCAAAAAAGAAGTTATAGAGGTTGCTAACAATTTTATAAATATTGATTCTGTTTTATGTCTTGAAGTTTTACATAAAGTTATAAGATCTAACAATGCAGAAAACTTCATCTATGAGTTGGGCGAACAACTAACTAGTGTGAATCCAAATGAAATGAGAAGAATAGTAGAAAACCATATTGGGGAAAATACTGTTTTAGTAGAACCAATGGCAACGAATGGGTTCATTAAGGCTTGGAAAAGCTACAAAGTGAAGGTCAAAACGGAAACAGGTGATAAATTATCCTTTCCCAATACACATGTTAGATTAAAGGGTGTGTCAATTAAAGACAAAAGACCTAGAGTTAATTACAACGATTTAAAATACTTAAAATCAAAAAGAAGTGCAATATTTGTAGGACCCCATCCAGATGACATTGAACTAGGCGCCGGTGCTACAGTAGCAAAATTGAATCATTTAAAGTGGAACACTTTTTTTGTTATTGTAACAAAATCTAAGGAGAAAAAAGTTGCTAATTCCAGAAAAACAGAAGCTTTGGAAGCAGCAAGGATTTTAAAAACTTTTCCTGAAAATATAATTTTTCTTGACTACCCTGATGGAGAATTGCATCTTCTTGAAAAGAATAATTTAGATCAAACACTTTATGATATTATTGACAAAATCAGTCCTGATTTGATTTTTGGTCCATGCAATGAGGATTTACATAAAGATCATATAGAAGTTAATAAATCACTAAAGTTTGCAGCTAAAAGTCGTGGATTTTTGATGTATTATGTTTTACATCATATCCAAGAAAAAAAAATTAGCAAGCAAGTATCAATTAACGTTTCCCAGTTTTGGAATCAAAAAGTAAAATCTTGTTTAGCTCATAAAACCGAAGTCCAAAGACATAGTATAACAGAAAAAAAATTAGATTATTTAAAGGGTTTTTCGTCCCAAAATGGTATGGATTATTATGAGTATTTTGGAATTGCAGAGCCAACTGGTTATGATATTGAAAGTTTTTATGCAAAAGTTAATGAAATAAATAATGACACTTTTGGGATGCTATGGTCATTGGCTCTTGGAATAGAAAGCAAGAGAAATGTTAGTTTGAATATGATTCCCGTCCATGTTTCGAATAAAGGAGCCACACTTGAAGGTAAAGGCAGATCCCAGTTAACATCTAAATTGCATTCTTTTTTTCCAAAACTAAGTATAGAAGAACTTATTGGCGGACACGAAAAGGTTTTTGACTTTAGGAAAAAATTCTATCAACAGAATAGTTTATTTAGTGGTGGAGCACTATCAAATCCATGGACATTTCGCTTTTTATTTGGATATCCTTCTTTCATATATAGAGAGAATCAATTTATGAGGCATTCAACTCTTGCCGCCGATAGGCCTGTATATGAAGAAGAGTTTGATAAGGGCATAACAAACTCAAAAGAGAAAAAAACATGGGGAGTCGTTGTGATTATGTGGGGTTGGTGCATTTATAATAAAAAAGAACCTACTACAATATATGCTGCAGGGGTTTCTCGTGAGGCAACATATGGAGCGTATTTACTATTGCAGAATCCATTAATTGAAATTTATGAGGCTCTGTTAAAAGCTAAAAAAGAAAATGAAGCAGGAATTCAAGTGAATTTTAAACTAAAAAGTTATCAAGAACCGAAAAGTGTTAGTGATTTAGTTTTAACAAATATCGATACATTAAAGAAAATTAGTTTTGAAGAAACGAATATTTTTAATGAATGA
- a CDS encoding phospholipase D family protein, producing the protein MAKFIKGNQLNAELERIFDEAEQQLIIVSPYIKLHARILDVLKSKKQNDKLRIVIIFGKNEDNIANSFRKNDFEFLKDFPNIEIRYESRLHAKYYANESSALLSSMNLYDYSQNNNIEFGILTKVTLFGELTGNFFSDTLDEEAFKYFEQVAINSECLYKRTPEYDESLMGLKRKYTESHTEDQLSELLNSSVQTQSPYKSIGTKKKKHGYCIRTGVEIPFNSEKPFCDKAYKSWLRYKDKSYQEKYCHYSGEESNGETSFSRPILRKNWHQAKSKIR; encoded by the coding sequence ATGGCTAAATTTATTAAAGGAAATCAACTTAATGCGGAACTTGAAAGAATTTTTGATGAAGCGGAGCAGCAACTAATCATCGTGTCTCCCTACATAAAGCTTCATGCGAGGATTCTTGACGTGCTTAAATCAAAAAAACAAAATGATAAACTAAGAATTGTGATAATCTTTGGTAAGAATGAGGACAACATTGCGAATAGTTTTAGAAAGAATGATTTTGAGTTTCTCAAAGATTTTCCAAATATTGAAATTAGATATGAGTCACGTCTTCATGCCAAATATTATGCAAATGAATCTTCCGCTTTGTTGAGTTCAATGAATCTCTATGATTATTCTCAAAATAATAACATTGAGTTTGGTATTTTAACCAAGGTTACTTTGTTTGGAGAATTAACAGGAAACTTTTTCAGCGATACATTGGATGAGGAGGCATTTAAATACTTTGAACAGGTAGCCATTAACAGCGAATGTTTATACAAAAGAACCCCTGAATACGATGAATCATTAATGGGGCTTAAAAGAAAATATACCGAGTCTCATACAGAAGATCAATTGTCGGAATTACTCAATTCAAGTGTTCAAACTCAAAGCCCATATAAAAGTATTGGCACTAAGAAAAAAAAACATGGATATTGCATAAGAACCGGGGTTGAAATACCATTTAATTCTGAAAAGCCCTTTTGTGACAAAGCTTACAAGTCATGGTTGAGATACAAAGATAAAAGTTACCAAGAAAAGTATTGTCATTACTCGGGTGAAGAGTCAAATGGAGAAACTTCTTTTTCAAGACCTATACTAAGAAAGAACTGGCACCAAGCAAAAAGTAAGATCAGGTAA
- a CDS encoding ATP-grasp domain-containing protein: MTKVFMKKNILITGVGGPASIGAISSLQASNQQLHIIGVDANPYAYGFNISNEAYVVPYANDPTYIDEIIEIIKAESVDVLIPNTDEEVVSVLKSINRLNDLVNMFLPSLDAAEIVNNKAKTYEFFSQPSFSEINTPRFSYITKELVIENIFDYPMIVKRMVSRGGRGVYKVDSEIDYKYAINKEKNKEGSYQAIVCEYLPNEEYQVTVLTNYNGEALAIAGYEKVIYRCGNSQVARTIYDFSMFEMAEKAIKKLGYVGISCIDFKRDPEGKLFLNEINPRMSSGIDLFTKAGFNFPLAYLNLILGKEIVVDDKYKVCESDYILTRSYNDFVISPK; encoded by the coding sequence ATGACAAAAGTATTTATGAAGAAAAATATTCTAATAACAGGAGTTGGTGGACCTGCTTCCATTGGAGCTATAAGCTCTTTACAAGCTTCAAATCAACAACTTCATATTATAGGCGTTGATGCAAATCCATATGCTTATGGGTTCAATATTTCAAATGAAGCCTATGTAGTTCCTTATGCTAATGATCCAACTTATATTGATGAAATTATAGAGATTATTAAAGCCGAAAGTGTTGATGTACTAATCCCAAATACAGATGAAGAAGTTGTTTCAGTTTTAAAATCAATAAATAGACTTAATGATTTAGTCAATATGTTTCTACCCTCATTAGATGCTGCAGAAATAGTAAATAATAAAGCAAAAACATACGAATTTTTTTCACAACCATCCTTCAGCGAAATTAACACTCCACGTTTTTCATATATTACCAAAGAGCTGGTAATTGAAAATATATTTGACTATCCTATGATTGTCAAAAGAATGGTCTCTAGAGGAGGGAGAGGTGTTTATAAAGTAGATTCTGAAATCGATTATAAATATGCAATTAATAAAGAAAAAAATAAAGAAGGTAGTTATCAGGCGATTGTTTGTGAATATCTACCCAATGAGGAATATCAGGTAACTGTGTTAACCAATTATAATGGTGAAGCACTGGCTATTGCCGGATATGAAAAAGTTATTTATCGATGTGGAAACTCACAAGTGGCACGAACCATTTATGATTTTTCGATGTTCGAAATGGCAGAAAAAGCGATTAAAAAATTAGGTTATGTAGGGATTTCCTGTATTGACTTCAAGAGAGATCCAGAAGGGAAATTGTTCTTAAATGAAATAAATCCTAGAATGTCTTCAGGAATTGATTTGTTTACAAAAGCGGGGTTCAATTTCCCTTTGGCTTACCTAAATTTAATTTTAGGGAAAGAAATAGTGGTTGATGATAAATACAAGGTATGTGAAAGTGATTATATTCTAACTCGATCCTACAATGACTTTGTAATTTCTCCTAAATAA